A window of the Kosakonia radicincitans DSM 16656 genome harbors these coding sequences:
- a CDS encoding IS3 family transposase (programmed frameshift), translating to MSGKRYPEEFKTEAVKQVVDRGYSVASVATRLDITTHSLYAWIKKYGPDSSTNKEQSDAQAEIRRLQKELKRVTDERDIFKKSRGVLRKAVRLRYAFIRDNSCCWPVRLLCRVLDVHPSGFYAWLQQPHSQRHQADLRLTGQIKQFWLESGCVYGYRKIHLDLRDSGQQCGVNRVWRLMKRVGIKAQVGYRSPRARKGEASIVSPNRLQRQFNPDAPDERWVTDITYIRTHEGWLYLAVVVDLFSRKIIGWSMQSRMTKDIVLNALLMAVWRRNPEKQVLVHSDQGSQYTSHEWQSFLKSHGLEGSMSRRGNCHDNAVAESFFQLLKRERIKKKIYGTREEARSDIFDYIEMFYNSKRRHGSSEQMSPTEYENQYYQRLGSV from the exons ATGAGCGGTAAGCGTTATCCCGAAGAGTTTAAAACTGAAGCAGTCAAACAGGTTGTTGATCGCGGTTATTCTGTTGCCAGCGTTGCAACACGTCTCGATATCACCACCCACAGCCTTTATGCCTGGATAAAGAAGTACGGTCCGGATTCTTCCACTAATAAAGAACAGTCAGATGCTCAGGCCGAGATCCGCCGTCTCCAGAAAGAGCTGAAACGGGTTACCGACGAACGGGACATAT TTAAAAAAAGCCGCGGCGTACTTCGCAAAGCTGTCCGACTGAGGTACGCCTTTATCCGTGACAACTCCTGTTGCTGGCCTGTTCGCCTGCTCTGTCGGGTGCTGGATGTTCATCCCAGTGGTTTTTACGCCTGGCTTCAGCAGCCGCATTCACAACGCCATCAGGCAGACCTGAGACTGACAGGACAGATTAAACAGTTCTGGCTGGAGTCGGGATGCGTCTATGGTTATCGCAAAATCCATCTGGATCTGCGTGACAGCGGGCAACAGTGCGGAGTAAACAGAGTCTGGAGACTGATGAAACGTGTCGGAATAAAGGCTCAGGTCGGATACCGAAGCCCGCGGGCACGTAAAGGCGAGGCCAGTATCGTGTCACCCAACAGGCTCCAGCGACAGTTCAATCCGGATGCTCCTGATGAGCGTTGGGTAACGGACATAACCTACATCAGGACCCACGAAGGCTGGCTGTATCTTGCCGTTGTTGTTGATCTGTTCTCACGCAAAATTATCGGCTGGTCCATGCAATCCCGGATGACAAAGGACATTGTCCTGAACGCACTGCTGATGGCTGTATGGCGGCGTAATCCCGAAAAACAGGTGCTGGTTCATTCGGATCAGGGCAGTCAGTACACAAGCCATGAGTGGCAGTCGTTCCTGAAATCACACGGCCTGGAGGGTAGCATGAGCCGTCGCGGTAACTGCCATGATAATGCGGTTGCAGAAAGTTTTTTCCAGTTGTTGAAACGTGAACGGATAAAGAAAAAGATCTACGGAACGCGGGAAGAAGCCCGCAGTGATATTTTTGATTACATCGAAATGTTTTATAACAGTAAGCGTCGGCATGGTTCTAGCGAACAGATGTCACCGACAGAATATGAAAACCAGTATTATCAACGGCTCGGAAGTGTCTAG